The DNA sequence GAGATGACTTCCGCCAACTCGCGCAGGAGATCGCGATGCAGGTCGCCGCGATGAATCCCGCGACGGTCGAGGAGCTGCTCGGGCAGGCGTACATCCGCGACGGGTCGAAGACCATCAAGGATCTCGTCACGACGGTCGCCGCGACGACCAAGGAGAACGTCCACGTGCGCCGCATCCAGCGCTTCGCGCTCGGCGAGTCCTAGACTCCTCGCGATGACGCAGGGCCACGCGGCCAAATACAGCCGGGTGCTGCTCAAGCTTTCCGGCGAAGCCCTTCTTGGCGAGCGCAAGTTCGGCATCTCGCCGCAGTACGTCAAGTACCTCGCGGAGGAGATCCGCAAGGTCCAGGCGCTTCCCGCCGAGGTGGCGATCGTCATCGGCGGCGGCAACTTCATGCGGGGCGCGGCGGTCGCCGAGCACGGCATCGACCGCGCGACCGCGGACTACATGGGCATGCTCGCGATGGTGATCAACGCACTTGCCCTTCAGTCGGCCCTCGAGCAGATGGATGTCGCGACGCGCGTGCAGTCCGCGATCACGATCCAGGATGTCGCCGAGCCGTACATCCGCCGCAAGGCGATCCGGCATCTCGAGAAGGGGAGGGTCGTGATCTTCGCCGCGGGGACGGGCAATCCGTACTTCACGAGCGACACGGCAGCCACGCTTCGCGCGGCGGAGATCGGGGCCGACGTGATCCTGATGGGCAAGAACCACGTGGACGGTGTCTATGACGCCGATCCGCGGACGACGAAAGACGCGAAGAAGATCGACGAGCTCACGCACCGCGACCTGCTCGACAAACGCCTCGGCGTGATGGACGCGACGGCCGCGGCCCTCGCCGAGGACCGTGACATCCCGATCATCATCTTCGACATCTCGCAGAAGGACGCGATGGTGCGGGCGGCCAAGGGCGAGCAGGTCGGCACCCTCGTCCACAGCTGATGCCGCTCGAAGAGCTCCTCGTGCAGACGGAGGCGCGTTTCAAGAAGGCGATCGACGCGCTCAAGCACGACGTCGCGAGCGTTCGTACCGGCCGCGCGGCGCCGTCGCTCGTCGAGCAGCTCGAGGTCGAGGCGTATGGCGTCCCGACGCCGCTCATCCAGCTGGCGCAGATCAACGCGCCTGAGCCGCGGCAGATCCTGATCCAGCCGTATGACCGCAGCCTCATCAAGGCGATCGAGAAGGCGATCCAATCGTCCGACCTCGGCCTTGCGCCGAACACCGACGGCGCCGTCATCCGCCTCAACATCCCGGCGCTCAACGAAGAGCGGCGCCGCGACATGGTGAAGGTGCTGCACAGGAAGGTCGAGGACGGCAGGGTCGAGATCCGCACCCTGCGCCGGCACACACACGAGGAGATGCGCGCGAAAGAGAAGAGCTCCGGCGTGACCGCCGACGAGGTAAAGCGCCTCGAGGCGCAGCTGCAGAAGCTCACCGACCGCTACATCCTCATGGCCGACGAGATCGGCACCGCCAAAGAGAAAGAGATCCTCGCCGTTTGATCAATCTCTGGGCTGCGCCCAGAGACGCGCTCAGGGCTGGTGGATGAGCCCCGTCCCGCGGCAC is a window from the Candidatus Limnocylindria bacterium genome containing:
- the pyrH gene encoding UMP kinase; protein product: MTQGHAAKYSRVLLKLSGEALLGERKFGISPQYVKYLAEEIRKVQALPAEVAIVIGGGNFMRGAAVAEHGIDRATADYMGMLAMVINALALQSALEQMDVATRVQSAITIQDVAEPYIRRKAIRHLEKGRVVIFAAGTGNPYFTSDTAATLRAAEIGADVILMGKNHVDGVYDADPRTTKDAKKIDELTHRDLLDKRLGVMDATAAALAEDRDIPIIIFDISQKDAMVRAAKGEQVGTLVHS
- the frr gene encoding ribosome recycling factor, producing MPLEELLVQTEARFKKAIDALKHDVASVRTGRAAPSLVEQLEVEAYGVPTPLIQLAQINAPEPRQILIQPYDRSLIKAIEKAIQSSDLGLAPNTDGAVIRLNIPALNEERRRDMVKVLHRKVEDGRVEIRTLRRHTHEEMRAKEKSSGVTADEVKRLEAQLQKLTDRYILMADEIGTAKEKEILAV